A window of Hevea brasiliensis isolate MT/VB/25A 57/8 chromosome 14, ASM3005281v1, whole genome shotgun sequence contains these coding sequences:
- the LOC131173213 gene encoding pyruvate kinase isozyme A, chloroplastic-like, with translation MAVSSDSILRFHQKIFAKHPILELENGVSRIAVGAGGVSCSTRKLRSKARIGAKAVAEARVKGLESFEVNLDLGLDAVAEKKLREKGFSGMRKTKLVCTIGPACCSLEDLERLARGGMNVARLNMCHNTKEWHRDVIKKIKRLNEEKGFCVSVMIDTEGSQIHVVDHGAPSSLKAEEGSVWVFTAQKFEGSLPFTIRANYEGFSEGIMVGDELIIDGGMASFQVVERMGNDLRCKCTDPGLLLPRAKLSFWRDGKLSHQGLPTISEKDWADIDFGISEGVDFVAVSFVNDAEPIKHLKNHLSTKASRSIRVLAKIESLESLRKLEEIVEASDGIMVARGDLGVEVPLEQIPAVQEEITRICRQLNKPVIIASQLLESMVEYPTPTRAEVADVSEAVRQSADAMMLSGESAIGSYGEKALSVLRMVSNRMELQCHEENRQNALHQPCLGVSLPDRISEEICNSAVEMANNLGIDAIFVYTKHGEMASLLSRNRPNPPIFAFTDDNDARMALNLQWGVIPILVDLSDDMESNISKTTDLIKSKGMMKDGSSVLIVSDLTPSCATRTAFQSIQVKTIV, from the exons ATGGCAGTTTCTAGCGATTCAATCCTCAGATTCCACCAGAAAATCTTTGCAAAGCACCCAATTCTTGAATTAGAGAATGGTGTTTctagaatagctgtgggtgctggtGGGGTTTCTTGCAGTACAAGGAAACTTAGAAGTAAGGCCAGGATTGGAGCGAAAGCAGTGGCAGAGGCTCGTGTTAAGGGGTTAGAGAGTTTTGAGGTGAATTTGGACTTGGGATTGGATGCTGTGGCCGAGAAGAAGTTGAGAGAAAAAGGGTTCTCAGGGATGAGGAAGACGAAGTTGGTGTGTACCATAGGACCGGCGTGTTGCTCATTGGAGGATTTGGAGAGATTGGCTAGAGGAGGGATGAATGTGGCTAGGCTTAATATGTGTCATAACACGAAAGAGTGGCACAGAGATGTTATTAAGAAGATCAAGAGGTTAAATGAGGAAAAGGGGTTTTGTGTTTCAGTGATGATTGATACTGAAGGAAGCCAGATTCATGTGGTTGATCATGGAGCTCCCTCCTCTCTCAAAGCAGAG GAAGGTTCAGTTTGGGTATTTACAGCCCAAAAATTTGAAGGTTCACTTCCATTTACCATTCGAGCAAACTATGAAGGGTTCTCTGAAG GCATTATGGTAGGCGATGAACTGATTATTGATGGAGGAATGGCGAGCTTTCAAGTTGTTGAAAGGATGGGAAATGATTTGCGTTGTAAGTGCACAGATCCTGGTCTACTCCTACCCCGAGCCAAATTGAGCTTCTGGAGGGATGGGAAGCTTTCCCATCAAGGTCTCCCAACTATATCAGAAAAG GACTGGGCAGACATTGATTTTGGAATTTCTGAAGGTGTCGATTTTGTTGCTGTGTCATTTGTTAATGATGCCGAGCCTATCAAGCATCTGAAGAACCATCTCTCAACTAAGGCATCAAG ATCAATAAGAGTATTGGCAAAGATTGAGAGCTTGGAGTCTCTTCGGAAACTGGAAGAGATTGTAGAGGCTTCTGATGGAATTATGGTGGCTCGTGGTGACCTTGGAGTAGAAGTTCCTCTTGAACAGATTCCAGCAGTCCAAGAGGAGATAACCCGTATTTGCAGGCAGCTGAACAAGCCAGTGATTATAGCTTCTCAACTTCTTGAGTCGATGGTTGAATATCCAACCCCAACGCGTGCAGAG GTTGCAGATGTATCTGAAGCAGTTAGGCAATCTGCTGATGCAATGATGTTGTCTGGTGAGTCAGCTATTGGATCATATGGAGAGAAAGCTCTTTCTGTCTTGCGGATGGTCAGCAATCGAATGGAACTACAGTGTCACGAGGAAAACCGTCAAAATGCTCTCCATCAGCCTTGTCTTGGAGTTTCATTGCCTGATCGTATATCTGAAGAGATATGCAATTCTGCTGTAGAAATGG CTAACAACCTTGGTATAGATGCTATCTTTGTCTACACAAAGCATGGAGAGATGGCATCACTCCTTTCTCGCAACCGTCCAAACCCTCCTATATTTGCATTTACAGATGACAATGATGCTCGTATGGCATTGAATTTGCAGTGGGGAGTTATCCCCATCCTTGTAGATTTGTCAGATGACATGGAATCCAACATATCCAAAACCACTGATCTTATAAAATCTAAAGGCATGATGAAAGATGGAAGCTCTGTCTTGATAGTCTCAGATCTCACTCCATCTTGTGCAACCCGAACTGCCTTCCAGTCAATCCAGGTGAAGACCATTGTGTAG
- the LOC131172890 gene encoding uncharacterized protein LOC131172890, producing MQADFQALFHALTSAWNLGYWKVEVNLDSEVVVKLLSVEEVQDRRLVNLIVHCGGILNQPWQVTLSHCYKEAKRVANKLANLAVEASLDCHLLRTPPGGILNLVRWDRSQGSRTWLLVMVVSERICFYGSCRLKLCFDLPLS from the exons ATGCAAGCTGATTTTCAGGCCCTATTTCATGCTCTTACTTCGGCTTGGAATCTGGGCTATTGGAAGGTGGAGGTGAACTTGGATTCCGAAGTGGTTGTGAAGTTGCTCTCGGTTGAGGAAGTGCAAGATAGGAGGCTTGTGAACTTAATTGTTCATTGTGGTGGGATATTGAATCAACCTTGGCAGGTGACCCTTAGTCATTGCTACAAAGAAGCTAAAAGGGTGGCGAACAAATTGGCTAATTTGGCAGTGGAGGCGAGTTTGGACTGTCATTTGCTACGAACCCCTCCTGGTGGGATTTTGAATCTTGTTCGTTGGGATAGATCACAGG GTAGTAGAACTTGGCTCTTGGTGATGGTGGTTTCGGAGAGGATCTGTTTCTACGGGAGTTGTAGACTAAAGCTTTGCTTTGATTTGCCACTCTCCTAG
- the LOC131173298 gene encoding uncharacterized protein LOC131173298 encodes MICSCNAKQDLNEMGSLHILKSTLSPISLSGPYFPGKSYSRKAILKLRSFSAGSSKRCFQRLKFRINCSVQEGDNNTNGEEPPESLFMKELKRRGMTPTSLLEDTNRGSYGVEDEIKLGEEDRGFSKRNAVSTEFGQSLSNQRERSMALNSEGLEGLIPRAKLLLTTGATFFLGFWPLILITVKFFSALYIYFGPNFVHDASKTPTSPYVD; translated from the exons ATGATTTGTAGCTGTAATGCCAAACAGGACCTAAATGAAATGGGTTCTCTTCACATATTGAAATCCACTCTCTCTCCAATTTCCCTTTCAGGCCCGTATTTTCCCGGGAAATCGTATTCCAGGAAAGCAATTCTCAAGTTGAGAAGTTTTAGTGCTGGGAGCTCTAAAAGATGCTTCCAGAGACTGAAGTTTAGGATTAACTGTTCAGTACAAGAAGGAGATAATAATACCAATG GTGAGGAACCACCGGAATCGTTGTTCATGAAGGAGCTGAAGAGGAGGGGAATGACTCCGACTTCATTGCTTGAGGACACCAATAGAGGAAGCTATGGAGTGGAGGATGAGATAAAGCTCGGAGAAGAGGATAGAGGCTTTTCTAAAAGAAACGCTGTTTCAACTGAATTTGGTCAAAGCCTTTCTAATCAGAGAGAGCGTTCCATGGCATTGAACAGTGAAGGCCTTGAG GGTTTAATTCCTCGTGCTAAACTTTTGCTTACAACTGGAGCAACCTTCTTTTTGGGATTTTGGCCATTGATTCTCATAACTGTGAAATTCTTCTCTGCTCTCTACATT TATTTTGGACCGAATTTTGTCCATGATGCAAGCAAGACGCCCACGTCACCATATGTCGATTGA
- the LOC131172636 gene encoding tubulin alpha chain-like, which produces MRECISIHIGQAGIQVGNACWELYCLEHGIQPDGQMPGDKTVGGGDDAFNTFFSETGAGKHVPRAVFVDLEPTVIDEVRTGTYRQLFHPEQLISGKEDAANNFARGHYTIGKEIVDLCLDRIRKLADNCTGLQGFLVFNAVGGGTGSGLGSLLLERLSVDYGKKSKLGFTVYPSPQVSTSVVEPYNSVLSTHSLLEHTDVAVLLDNEAIYDICRRSLDIERPTYTNLNRLVSQVISSLTASLRFDGALNVDVTEFQTNLVPYPRIHFMLSSYAPVISAEKAYHEQLSVAEITNSAFEPSSMMAKCDPRHGKYMACCLMYRGDVVPKDVNAAVATIKTKRTIQFVDWCPTGFKCGINYQPPTVVPGGDLAKVQRAVCMISNSTSVAEVFSRIDHKFDLMYAKRAFVHWYVGEGMEEGEFSEAREDLAALEKDYEEVGAESAEGEDGDDEEY; this is translated from the exons ATGAGAGAGTGCATTTCCATTCACATTGGTCAGGCTGGTATCCAGGTTGGCAATGCCTGCTGGGAGCTTTACTGCCTTGAGCATGGCATCCAG CCTGATGGCCAGATGCCAGGTGACAAGACCGTTGGCGGTGGTGACGATGCCTTCAACACCTTTTTCAGTGAAACTGGTGCAGGGAAGCACGTTCCTCGCGCTGTCTTTGTAGATCTTGAGCCAACTGTCATTGATGAAGTTAGGACCGGAACTTACCGCCAGCTCTTTCACCCTGAGCAGCTCATCAGTGGCAAGGAAGATGCTGCCAACAACTTTGCCCGTGGCCATTATACCA TTGGCAAGGAAATTGTTGATCTCTGCTTGGACCGCATCAGAAAGCTTGCTGACAACTGCACTGGCCTCCAGGGATTCCTTGTGTTTAATGCTGTTGGTGGTGGTACCGGATCTGGTCTTGGATCTCTCCTGTTGGAGCGTTTGTCTGTTGATTATGGAAAGAAATCCAAGTTGGGTTTCACTGTCTACCCCTCTCCCCAAGTCTCCACATCTGTTGTTGAGCCCTACAACAGTGTCCTTTCAACTCACTCCCTCTTGGAACACACTGATGTTGCTGTGCTTCTTGACAATGAGGCCATCTATGATATCTGTAGGCGTTCCCTTGACATTGAGCGACCCACCTACACCAATCTTAACAGGCTTGTCTCTCAG GTGATTTCCTCCTTGACTGCTTCTCTGAGGTTTGATGGTGCCCTGAACGTGGATGTGACTGAATTCCAGACCAACTTGGTCCCATACCCAAGAATCCACTTCATGCTTTCCTCCTATGCACCAGTTATCTCTGCTGAGAAAGCTTACCATGAGCAACTTTCTGTTGCTGAAATCACCAACAGTGCTTTTGAGCCCTCTTCTATGATGGCCAAGTGTGATCCTCGTCATGGCAAATACATGGCCTGCTGCTTGATGTACCGTGGTGATGTTGTGCCCAAGGATGTGAATGCTGCAGTTGCCACTATCAAAACCAAGCGTACCATTCAGTTTGTTGACTGGTGCCCAACTGGATTCAAGTGCGGTATCAACTACCAGCCACCCACTGTTGTTCCTGGTGGTGACCTTGCCAAGGTGCAGAGAGCTGTCTGCATGATCTCCAACTCAACCAGTGTTGCTGAGGTGTTCTCAAGAATTGACCACAAGTTTGACCTAATGTATGCCAAGCGTGCTTTTGTGCACTGGTATGTGGGCGAGGGCATGGAGGAAGGTGAGTTTTCTGAGGCTCGTGAGGATCTTGCTGCCCTTGAGAAGGATTATGAAGAGGTTGGTGCTGAATCGGCTGAGGGTGAAGATGGTGACGATGAAGAGTATTAA